From one Sphingomonas xanthus genomic stretch:
- a CDS encoding NADP-dependent malic enzyme → MSESNVKFTRDEALDFHARGRPGKIEIVATKPMATQRDLSLAYSPGVAVPVEAIAADPAKAYDLTAKGNLVAVISNGTAILGLGNLGALASKPVMEGKAVLFKRFADVDSIDLELDTTDAQRFIEAVEVLGPSFGGINLEDIAAPDCFIIEAALKERMNIPVFHDDQHGTAIITAAGLINACHLTGRDFGDIKVVVNGAGAAAIACTELIKAMGVRHDNVIMCDRSGPLYPGREKMDQFKSAHAVPTDARSLAEALVGADVFLGLSAARAVSGEMVKAMAAQPIIFAMANPDPEITPPEAKAARPDAIVATGRSDYPNQVNNVLGFPFIFRGALDVRATEINEDMKIAAAQALAKLAREAVPEEVAAAYGGVSHHFGPDYIIPAPFDPRLIEIVPAAVAKAAMASGVAQKPIADMDRYRQTLRSRLNPTASVLSLAYDAARANPKRVLFAEGEEENVLRAAIAFREGGYGTPVLVGRDDVHDRLKALGVDDPTSYEVLNSRNSPLVGRAVDYIYAKHQRNGMLRRAVERMVNQDRNTFAAAMLAMGEADAMITGTTRPFSQSLQQVRWVIDEHAGPTPFGIHVVAARGRTVLIADTAVTERPTAEQLAAVAIRSAAFARRMGQEPRVAFVSYTTFGNPPGRHIEELREAVRQLDSLQTDFEYEGEMGPDVALNHEMQARFYPFSRLTGPANILIMPGLQSANISAKLIKALGGEIALGPYLMGMSLPVQIAPMTATASDLVTLAVLASGGADAIRKAPERRA, encoded by the coding sequence ATGAGCGAGAGCAACGTCAAGTTCACGCGCGACGAAGCGCTTGATTTTCACGCGCGCGGCCGGCCAGGCAAGATTGAAATCGTGGCGACCAAGCCCATGGCGACCCAGCGCGACCTGTCGCTGGCCTATTCGCCGGGCGTCGCCGTGCCGGTCGAAGCTATCGCCGCGGACCCGGCCAAGGCCTATGACCTCACCGCCAAGGGTAATCTTGTCGCGGTCATTTCCAACGGCACCGCCATTCTCGGCCTCGGCAACCTCGGCGCACTGGCGTCGAAACCGGTCATGGAAGGCAAGGCGGTGCTGTTCAAGCGCTTCGCCGATGTCGATTCGATCGACCTAGAGCTCGATACGACCGATGCCCAGCGCTTCATCGAAGCGGTGGAAGTGCTCGGCCCAAGCTTCGGCGGCATCAATCTTGAAGACATCGCCGCGCCCGACTGTTTCATCATCGAAGCCGCGCTCAAGGAGCGCATGAACATCCCGGTGTTTCACGACGATCAGCATGGCACTGCGATCATCACCGCCGCTGGCCTCATCAACGCTTGTCACCTGACCGGCCGCGACTTCGGCGACATCAAGGTGGTGGTCAACGGGGCGGGCGCCGCGGCAATCGCCTGCACCGAGTTGATCAAGGCGATGGGCGTCCGCCACGACAATGTCATCATGTGCGATCGCTCGGGTCCGCTTTACCCCGGCCGCGAAAAAATGGACCAGTTCAAGTCCGCCCATGCGGTCCCGACCGATGCGCGCAGCCTGGCTGAAGCGCTGGTAGGGGCGGATGTGTTCCTCGGCCTCAGCGCCGCACGCGCCGTGTCGGGGGAAATGGTCAAGGCGATGGCCGCGCAGCCGATCATTTTCGCAATGGCCAATCCGGACCCCGAAATCACGCCGCCTGAGGCCAAGGCGGCGCGGCCCGATGCGATCGTCGCCACCGGCCGCTCGGACTATCCCAACCAGGTCAACAATGTCCTTGGCTTTCCCTTCATCTTCCGCGGCGCGCTCGATGTGCGCGCGACCGAGATCAACGAGGATATGAAGATCGCTGCAGCGCAGGCGCTGGCCAAATTGGCCCGCGAGGCGGTGCCGGAGGAAGTAGCCGCTGCCTATGGCGGAGTGAGCCACCATTTCGGACCCGATTATATCATCCCGGCTCCATTCGATCCCCGGCTGATCGAAATTGTGCCGGCGGCAGTCGCCAAGGCGGCGATGGCCAGCGGTGTCGCGCAAAAGCCGATCGCCGACATGGACCGCTATCGACAGACATTGCGGTCCCGACTCAATCCAACAGCGTCGGTGCTGAGCCTTGCTTATGATGCGGCCCGGGCCAACCCGAAGAGAGTGTTGTTCGCTGAAGGCGAGGAAGAAAATGTCCTGCGCGCCGCGATTGCCTTTCGCGAAGGCGGTTATGGCACGCCGGTGCTGGTCGGGCGCGACGACGTCCACGACCGGCTCAAGGCGCTCGGGGTCGACGACCCGACGAGCTATGAGGTGCTCAACAGCCGCAACTCACCGCTGGTCGGGCGGGCCGTCGACTACATCTATGCGAAGCACCAGCGCAACGGCATGCTGCGCCGCGCGGTCGAGCGAATGGTCAACCAGGATCGCAATACTTTCGCCGCCGCGATGCTGGCGATGGGCGAGGCCGATGCGATGATCACCGGGACCACCCGGCCGTTCAGCCAATCCCTGCAGCAGGTGCGCTGGGTCATCGACGAACATGCTGGACCAACGCCTTTCGGGATTCATGTGGTGGCCGCCCGCGGCCGCACCGTGCTGATTGCCGACACTGCGGTTACCGAACGGCCTACAGCCGAGCAGCTTGCGGCAGTCGCCATTCGCTCGGCCGCCTTCGCACGGCGGATGGGACAAGAGCCGCGCGTCGCCTTCGTCAGCTACACCACCTTTGGCAATCCTCCGGGCCGCCACATCGAAGAGTTGCGCGAAGCGGTCCGCCAGCTTGATTCGCTTCAAACCGACTTCGAATATGAAGGGGAGATGGGGCCGGATGTCGCCCTTAATCACGAGATGCAGGCGCGTTTTTATCCATTCTCGCGCCTGACGGGGCCCGCCAATATCCTCATCATGCCGGGTCTCCAGTCGGCGAACATCAGCGCCAAGCTGATCAAGGCGCTGGGCGGCGAGATCGCGCTTGGACCCTATCTCATGGGGATGAGCCTGCCGGTGCAGATCGCGCCGATGACCGCGACGGCGTCCGATCTCGTTACGCTTGCTGTGCTGGCGTCGGGCGGCGCCGATGCGATCCGTAAGGCGCCGGAGCGGCGCGCGTAG
- a CDS encoding protocatechuate 3,4-dioxygenase: MHITRRHLVAGAAAVAGVSAVKAQSLKVTSAQDLGPFYPIVRPADHDADLTRLKGSREVAIGQPIQVIGRIVDVGGQPISGATVDLWQANAVGRYDHPGDRANPAALDAHFQGFARLSSDQDGEFRFRSIKPAAYDTPIGTRTPHIHFAIDGLTERLVTQMYFPGEALNSSDPILNRAEHRAGLIAEAIDRLSADPQALAFRWTIVLVSG, from the coding sequence ATGCACATCACCAGGCGGCACCTCGTTGCTGGCGCCGCGGCAGTAGCAGGCGTATCCGCGGTAAAGGCCCAGTCGCTCAAGGTAACGTCGGCCCAAGACCTGGGGCCATTCTATCCGATTGTCAGGCCCGCCGACCATGACGCAGACCTTACCCGGCTGAAGGGGAGCCGCGAAGTCGCGATCGGCCAACCGATCCAAGTCATCGGCCGAATTGTCGATGTAGGCGGCCAGCCAATTTCCGGGGCCACGGTCGACTTGTGGCAGGCCAATGCCGTCGGTCGTTACGACCATCCGGGCGACCGGGCCAACCCCGCCGCGCTCGACGCGCACTTCCAGGGCTTCGCGCGACTCTCCAGCGACCAGGACGGCGAATTCAGGTTCCGCTCGATCAAGCCTGCCGCCTATGACACCCCGATCGGGACGCGTACGCCCCATATCCATTTCGCCATCGACGGGCTGACCGAGCGGCTCGTTACGCAGATGTATTTTCCAGGCGAAGCGCTTAACTCCAGCGATCCGATCCTAAATCGGGCCGAACATCGCGCCGGCCTGATTGCCGAGGCAATCGACCGGCTGTCGGCGGACCCGCAGGCGCTGGCCTTCCGCTGGACCATCGTGCTGGTCAGCGGCTGA
- a CDS encoding [protein-PII] uridylyltransferase: protein MQRPPRYELIVDRRQIIDRRQIAASLAALPDANLAAAATSLLRDALVAGRKEIARRFAEEPGRGRVIAASFAFLTDQLVRLVFDFVEQRLHPVPGRLPIAVVGLGGTGRGEMAPYSDLDLMFLTAEPDAPETVTRIKALLYILWDLQLTVGHSARSPDQMLAAGKEDMTVRTALLEGRWIWGEEALFLDARRRFREQIIKSTERDFVAAKLAERDARHERMGDSRYVVEPNVKDGKGGLRDLHTLYWIGQYVFGVERPSELVAKGLFTAAEFRRFERAERFLWSVRCHLHLIAGRAEERLGFDMQRQIAGDMRYADRPGKSAVERFMHFYFLNAKTVGDLTGLFLAQLDEQLASKGRRFALPTIRRRPRHLRGFMLDRGRLSIPHDRWFAEKPVRLIELFALAARDGLEIHPTAMRAASRDARLVDQVRDDPKANALFLEVLTAPDNPDLVLRWMNEAGVFGRFVPDFGRVVAQMQFDMYHHYTVDEHSIRAIGLLSRIERGELAEDHPLSTALFAQIASRRVLYVAVLLHDIAKGRGGDHSQLGAEVALELCPRFGLDEGETETVAWLVRHHLLLSNTAFRRDIADPKTVEDFVRVVQSPERLRLLLILTVVDIRAVGPTTWNDWKRQLLRSLFDAAEERLRLGHKQRGRTEQVAGRQEQLSAQLHWPPAAVRAHGRRLPDSYWLAEPPEWQLANALQVAAAEARIGDPVPSLEVAPDAATGMTRVSVFSPDRPGLFFRIAAALSGAGASIVDARIHTTRDGMALDNLLVTDGQGRAYDDPRLRKRLVTALDRALRSDQHPALPSLAKVPQREQAFRVAPRVLVSDKASTRTTVVEVNARDRPGLLARLAWILHTAGHELHSAHIATYGERAVDVFYLTGAAGRKLSGEEVAELRKAILADLSAT from the coding sequence ATGCAGCGGCCACCGCGCTACGAATTGATCGTCGATCGGCGCCAGATCATCGACCGTCGACAGATCGCCGCCAGTCTTGCCGCCTTGCCCGATGCGAATTTGGCCGCCGCCGCGACCAGCCTGCTGCGCGATGCCTTGGTGGCGGGGCGCAAGGAGATCGCCCGTCGCTTTGCCGAAGAGCCCGGGCGCGGCCGAGTCATCGCGGCATCCTTTGCCTTCCTGACCGACCAGCTGGTTCGGCTCGTCTTCGACTTCGTCGAGCAGCGCCTCCATCCGGTGCCCGGCCGATTGCCGATAGCGGTCGTCGGCCTCGGCGGCACGGGCCGGGGCGAGATGGCCCCTTACAGCGACCTCGACCTGATGTTCCTCACTGCCGAGCCCGACGCGCCGGAAACGGTGACTCGGATCAAGGCGTTGCTTTACATCTTGTGGGACCTGCAGCTGACCGTTGGCCATTCCGCCCGCTCGCCGGACCAGATGCTTGCGGCCGGGAAGGAAGACATGACCGTCCGGACCGCCCTTCTCGAAGGGCGCTGGATCTGGGGGGAGGAAGCGCTGTTTCTGGACGCCCGGCGGCGGTTCCGCGAACAGATCATCAAATCGACCGAACGCGATTTCGTCGCTGCCAAGCTTGCCGAGCGCGATGCCCGTCATGAGCGGATGGGCGATAGCCGCTACGTCGTCGAGCCCAACGTCAAGGACGGCAAGGGCGGGCTTCGCGACCTGCATACGCTCTACTGGATCGGTCAGTATGTGTTCGGCGTCGAACGGCCGTCCGAGCTGGTCGCTAAGGGCCTATTCACCGCAGCCGAGTTCCGCCGCTTCGAACGCGCCGAGCGTTTCCTCTGGTCGGTGCGATGCCACCTTCATCTGATCGCCGGACGGGCCGAGGAACGGCTCGGCTTCGACATGCAGCGCCAGATCGCCGGCGACATGCGCTATGCCGACCGCCCAGGCAAATCCGCGGTTGAGCGGTTCATGCATTTCTATTTCCTCAACGCCAAAACCGTCGGCGACCTGACCGGCCTGTTCCTTGCCCAGCTGGATGAACAGCTGGCGTCGAAGGGGCGCCGCTTCGCGCTGCCTACGATCCGCAGGCGGCCGCGCCACTTGCGCGGGTTCATGCTCGACCGGGGGCGCCTGTCAATTCCCCACGACCGCTGGTTCGCGGAAAAGCCGGTGCGGCTGATCGAACTCTTCGCATTGGCCGCGCGCGACGGGCTGGAGATTCATCCGACGGCGATGCGAGCGGCCAGCCGCGATGCCCGGCTGGTCGACCAGGTCCGTGACGATCCCAAGGCCAATGCGCTGTTCCTTGAGGTACTGACCGCTCCAGACAATCCCGACTTGGTGCTCCGCTGGATGAACGAGGCTGGTGTGTTTGGCAGGTTCGTGCCCGACTTCGGCCGGGTCGTCGCGCAAATGCAGTTCGACATGTACCACCATTATACGGTCGACGAACATTCCATCCGGGCGATCGGCCTTTTGTCGCGGATCGAGCGCGGCGAGTTGGCCGAAGATCACCCACTGTCGACCGCCCTGTTCGCCCAGATCGCGTCGCGGCGGGTCCTGTATGTAGCGGTGCTGCTCCACGACATCGCCAAGGGGCGCGGGGGCGACCATAGCCAATTGGGGGCCGAGGTCGCGCTGGAGCTTTGCCCGCGCTTTGGCCTGGACGAGGGAGAAACGGAAACCGTCGCCTGGCTGGTTCGCCATCATCTGCTGCTGAGCAACACTGCTTTCCGCCGCGACATCGCCGATCCCAAGACCGTCGAGGATTTCGTCAGGGTGGTGCAAAGCCCCGAACGGCTTCGCCTGCTGCTCATACTGACCGTAGTCGATATCCGTGCCGTCGGCCCGACCACCTGGAACGACTGGAAACGACAGCTGCTGCGTTCCCTGTTCGACGCAGCCGAGGAACGGCTGCGGCTTGGTCACAAGCAGCGCGGGCGCACCGAGCAGGTGGCCGGTCGGCAGGAACAGCTTTCGGCGCAGCTTCACTGGCCTCCCGCTGCGGTCCGGGCGCACGGCCGCCGCCTTCCCGACAGCTATTGGCTAGCGGAACCGCCCGAATGGCAATTGGCCAATGCCTTGCAAGTAGCCGCGGCCGAAGCGCGAATCGGCGACCCAGTTCCTTCGCTGGAAGTTGCGCCCGACGCAGCTACCGGCATGACTCGGGTGTCGGTATTCTCGCCCGACCGACCTGGTCTGTTCTTTCGCATTGCAGCCGCGCTCAGCGGGGCGGGCGCGTCGATCGTCGATGCGCGAATTCACACCACGCGCGACGGGATGGCGCTCGACAATTTGCTGGTTACCGACGGACAGGGCCGTGCCTATGACGATCCCCGGCTGCGCAAGCGGCTGGTGACCGCGCTCGACCGGGCGCTGCGTTCAGACCAGCATCCGGCCTTGCCGAGCCTGGCGAAGGTTCCGCAGCGCGAACAGGCCTTCCGCGTCGCCCCCCGGGTGCTCGTTTCCGACAAGGCTTCGACCCGGACCACGGTCGTCGAGGTCAATGCCCGCGACCGGCCGGGCCTGCTCGCGCGCTTGGCCTGGATTCTTCATACCGCCGGGCATGAGCTCCATTCCGCGCACATCGCCACCTATGGCGAGCGGGCCGTCGACGTCTTCTATCTGACCGGCGCCGCTGGACGGAAATTGAGCGGTGAAGAAGTGGCAGAGCTTCGCAAGGCCATCCTCGCCGATCTCAGCGCGACATAG
- the mutS gene encoding DNA mismatch repair protein MutS: MARADRSAPKQTPMMAQYHRLKAEAGEALLFYRMGDFFELFFDDARAAAATLDIALTTRGEDGGEPVPMCGVPVHAAETYLARLIRAGHRVAIAEQVESPAEARKARGSKALVERAIIRLVTPGTLTEEALLESGSSNWLAAVACAGEEWAVAAADISTGRFELVACEAGDLEAELARLGPAETIGAGEVPGITLSEGKGGFDSLAGERALKARFGVATLDGFGSPGRAELAAAGGLFAYLDATQKDAMAFLAAPRRVARGGHMAIDAATRDSLEICRAQGGEHRGSLLACIDRCVTAPGRRLLAEDLSAPLTDIAAIEARLALVQWLREEPIRRARLRNALKALPDIGRALGRLVAGRGSPRDLGLLRDGLRAAATLKQDLEAEPDRPALLARLLPQLGGHAALVDRLALAIVAAPPLDASKGGYIAEGYDDALDALRNASSDGRRAIAGLESRYREATGIATLKIRHNAVLGYHIEVSARHADRLMAEDSGFTHRQTLAGVVRFNSPDLHAEASRVVEAGAHALAAEAAHFEVLSAAAVASATAIAATADAIARIDVAAGNAERAAEGGWCLPRLADQPCLELEGGRHPVVEEALAADGERFIANGCNLGPADRLWLITGPNMGGKSTFLRQVAIAALLAQAGCYVPATRARIGIVDRLFSRVGAADNLARGRSTFMVEMVETAAILAQATPNSLVILDEIGRGTSTYDGLAIAWAVVEAMHDQVRSRTLFATHYHELTRLADRLDSLSLHHVRAREWKGDLVLLHEVGDGPADRSYGIAVAKLAGLPPIVLARARSVLAKLEAGRDATGGIAAGLDDLPLFASQKVETVASDPLAEALATLDPDSMSPRDALEALYALKRLAADG, from the coding sequence ATGGCCAGAGCCGACCGATCCGCACCCAAGCAAACGCCAATGATGGCGCAATATCACCGCCTCAAGGCCGAGGCAGGCGAAGCGCTGCTATTCTATCGGATGGGCGACTTCTTCGAACTCTTCTTCGACGATGCAAGGGCCGCCGCCGCGACCCTCGACATCGCCCTGACTACGCGCGGTGAGGACGGCGGAGAGCCAGTGCCGATGTGCGGCGTGCCCGTTCATGCCGCCGAGACCTATCTTGCCCGGCTGATTCGCGCCGGCCACCGCGTCGCCATTGCGGAGCAGGTCGAAAGTCCCGCCGAAGCGCGCAAGGCGCGCGGTTCAAAGGCGCTCGTAGAACGCGCCATCATCCGGCTGGTGACACCCGGCACGCTGACCGAGGAAGCGCTGCTGGAATCGGGTAGCAGTAACTGGCTTGCGGCGGTGGCTTGCGCCGGAGAAGAATGGGCGGTTGCTGCGGCCGACATCTCGACCGGACGGTTCGAGCTGGTTGCCTGCGAGGCAGGTGACTTGGAAGCCGAACTGGCACGCCTGGGGCCAGCCGAGACGATCGGTGCTGGCGAGGTTCCGGGAATCACTCTTTCGGAGGGCAAGGGCGGATTTGACAGTCTGGCCGGCGAGCGGGCGCTAAAGGCGCGGTTCGGGGTCGCGACACTTGACGGGTTCGGATCGCCGGGTCGTGCCGAGTTGGCGGCTGCGGGCGGACTGTTCGCTTATCTCGACGCGACCCAGAAGGACGCGATGGCGTTCCTCGCAGCGCCGCGCCGGGTGGCCCGGGGCGGCCATATGGCGATCGACGCCGCGACCCGCGACAGCCTGGAGATTTGCCGGGCTCAGGGCGGCGAGCATCGCGGCAGCCTGCTGGCCTGCATCGACCGCTGCGTGACTGCGCCGGGCCGTCGGCTGCTTGCGGAGGACCTTTCCGCCCCGCTGACAGACATTGCGGCGATCGAGGCGCGCCTGGCATTGGTGCAATGGCTCCGCGAGGAGCCGATCCGCCGCGCCCGCCTGCGCAATGCGCTGAAGGCACTACCCGATATCGGCCGCGCACTCGGCCGACTGGTCGCGGGCCGCGGATCGCCGCGCGATCTCGGCTTGCTGCGCGATGGACTCCGGGCGGCGGCGACACTCAAACAGGATCTCGAAGCCGAGCCCGACCGTCCGGCGCTCCTCGCCCGGCTCCTCCCACAGCTCGGCGGCCATGCAGCACTGGTCGACCGGCTGGCCTTGGCCATCGTTGCCGCACCGCCGCTGGATGCGTCCAAGGGCGGCTACATCGCCGAGGGATATGACGACGCGCTCGATGCGCTGCGCAACGCCAGCAGCGACGGGCGCCGGGCGATCGCTGGGCTGGAATCCCGCTATCGGGAAGCAACCGGCATTGCGACCCTCAAGATCCGGCACAATGCCGTGCTGGGCTATCATATCGAGGTCAGCGCGAGGCATGCCGATCGACTGATGGCTGAAGACAGCGGGTTTACCCACCGCCAGACCCTGGCCGGGGTCGTGCGCTTCAACAGTCCGGACCTCCATGCCGAGGCGAGCCGGGTGGTCGAGGCGGGCGCCCATGCGCTGGCCGCCGAAGCCGCGCATTTCGAAGTCCTGAGCGCCGCCGCCGTCGCCTCGGCCACGGCAATCGCCGCCACCGCCGACGCAATCGCGCGCATCGACGTCGCGGCCGGCAATGCCGAGCGCGCTGCGGAAGGCGGCTGGTGCCTGCCGCGCCTGGCGGACCAGCCTTGCCTCGAACTCGAGGGCGGGCGCCATCCGGTCGTCGAGGAAGCGCTCGCGGCTGACGGTGAGCGGTTCATCGCCAATGGTTGTAATCTCGGCCCTGCCGATCGCCTGTGGTTGATCACGGGCCCCAACATGGGCGGGAAGTCGACCTTTCTTCGCCAAGTGGCCATCGCGGCGCTACTTGCCCAGGCTGGTTGCTACGTCCCCGCGACGCGCGCGCGCATCGGAATCGTCGACCGGCTGTTCTCCCGGGTCGGCGCGGCAGACAATCTGGCTCGCGGCCGCTCGACCTTCATGGTGGAGATGGTCGAGACCGCCGCAATCCTCGCCCAGGCCACCCCCAACAGCCTCGTCATCCTCGACGAAATCGGTCGCGGCACGTCCACCTACGACGGGCTTGCGATTGCCTGGGCTGTCGTCGAAGCGATGCACGACCAGGTTCGTTCACGGACGCTGTTCGCCACCCATTATCACGAGCTGACCCGCCTTGCCGACCGGCTCGATTCGCTGTCGCTGCACCATGTCCGGGCGCGCGAGTGGAAAGGCGACCTCGTGCTGCTGCACGAGGTCGGCGACGGGCCAGCCGATCGAAGCTATGGGATCGCCGTCGCCAAGCTTGCAGGCCTTCCGCCAATTGTCCTTGCCCGCGCCCGGTCGGTGCTTGCCAAGCTCGAAGCCGGACGCGACGCCACCGGAGGGATCGCCGCCGGTCTCGATGATCTGCCGCTGTTCGCCAGTCAAAAGGTTGAGACCGTGGCCTCCGACCCGCTGGCTGAGGCGCTGGCAACGCTCGATCCCGACTCGATGAGCCCGCGCGATGCGCTTGAGGCGCTTTATGCGCTGAAGCGGCTTGCGGCGGACGGCTGA